In Pseudomonas fluorescens, one genomic interval encodes:
- the mdtD gene encoding multidrug transporter subunit MdtD — translation MPTRPPLDAITARWLPWVVAIAFFMQSLDGTILNTALPAMARDLAEDPLRMQGVVIAYMLTVALLIPASGWIADRFGTKKIFFGAILLFSFGSLLCALSSSLSMLVGARVIQGLGGALMLPVGRLVVLRAYPRSELVRIMGFITIPGLLGPLIGPTMGGWMVQYLTWHWIFLINLPVGVLGCYAVWKFIPDLRGTERTRFDSLGFLLFGAAMILITIAMEGLGELHLPHLRVMLLLFGGLACLAAYWLRAGRVENPLFAPSLFKTRTFAVGIIGNLFARLGSGALPFLVPLLLQVALGYSPSQAGMSMLPLAAAAMFAKWMARPLIERLGYRIVLTGNTLALGIMLASMGLVSEQTPYWLLLCLLAVLGAINSLQFTAMNTVTLIDLDDASASSGNSLLSVVAQLSLSLGVACAGALLGGFTAEIGNDGVETVLGAFQLTFVTVGIMAMLAATIFSQLSKEDGRRVKRPDEHPDEHIEH, via the coding sequence ATGCCCACTCGCCCGCCTCTCGACGCCATCACCGCCCGCTGGTTGCCGTGGGTCGTCGCCATTGCTTTCTTCATGCAGTCCCTCGACGGGACCATCCTCAACACCGCCCTGCCGGCCATGGCCCGGGATCTGGCCGAAGACCCGTTGCGCATGCAAGGTGTGGTCATCGCCTACATGCTCACCGTGGCCTTGCTGATTCCGGCCTCCGGCTGGATCGCCGATCGCTTCGGCACCAAGAAGATCTTCTTCGGCGCGATCCTGCTGTTCAGTTTCGGCTCGCTGCTCTGCGCGTTATCGAGCAGCCTGAGCATGCTGGTCGGCGCGCGGGTGATCCAGGGTCTGGGCGGCGCATTGATGTTGCCGGTCGGACGGCTGGTGGTGCTGCGCGCCTACCCGCGTTCGGAGCTGGTGCGGATCATGGGTTTCATCACCATTCCCGGCCTGCTCGGCCCGCTGATCGGCCCGACCATGGGCGGCTGGATGGTGCAATACCTGACGTGGCACTGGATTTTCCTGATCAACCTGCCGGTCGGTGTTCTCGGCTGCTACGCGGTGTGGAAATTCATCCCCGACCTGCGCGGTACTGAACGCACGCGCTTCGATAGCCTCGGTTTCCTGCTGTTTGGCGCGGCGATGATCCTGATCACCATCGCCATGGAAGGTCTGGGCGAATTGCACTTGCCGCACCTGCGGGTGATGCTGCTGCTGTTCGGCGGTCTGGCCTGTCTGGCGGCGTACTGGCTGCGCGCCGGGCGCGTCGAAAATCCGCTGTTCGCCCCTTCACTGTTTAAGACGCGGACTTTCGCGGTGGGGATCATCGGCAACCTGTTCGCCCGTCTGGGCAGCGGCGCCCTGCCGTTTCTGGTGCCATTGCTGCTACAGGTGGCGCTGGGTTATTCGCCATCGCAAGCCGGGATGAGCATGTTGCCGCTGGCTGCAGCGGCGATGTTTGCCAAGTGGATGGCGCGACCACTGATCGAACGCCTCGGCTATCGCATCGTACTCACCGGCAACACCCTCGCGCTGGGGATCATGCTGGCGAGCATGGGTCTGGTCAGCGAGCAGACGCCTTATTGGCTGCTGCTGTGCCTGCTGGCGGTGCTCGGCGCGATCAACTCGCTGCAATTCACCGCGATGAACACCGTGACCCTGATCGACCTCGACGACGCCAGCGCCAGCAGCGGCAACAGTTTGCTGTCGGTGGTGGCGCAATTGTCGCTGAGTCTGGGCGTGGCCTGTGCCGGTGCGTTGCTTGGTGGCTTCACGGCGGAGATCGGCAACGATGGCGTCGAGACCGTGCTGGGTGCGTTCCAGCTGACCTTTGTTACCGTCGGAATCATGGCGATGCTGGCAGCGACGATCTTCTCGCAACTGTCGAAAGAGGACGGTCGCCGGGTCAAACGCCCGGATGAACATCCGGATGAGCACATTGAACACTAG
- a CDS encoding TldD/PmbA family protein, whose amino-acid sequence MSISKSQSDAFKVMVNWLRDSVREPEQFTLSYAAESSAFVRFNHAKVRQAGQVQQADVGLKLINDGRHADLHITLSGDQEADLQRLAEGLQQLRETLPLLPQDPYLLLNHNGWQSNNVQEHPLPDTEQVVEEICTAAEGLDLVGFYAAGPISRGFASSSGAFGWHQANSFNFDFSLFHDNGEAVKASYAGHEWSSEGFTRRFQQAREQLAFLGRPLRTLAPGQYRAYLAPAALEEIMGMLSWGGFSAQSIASKSSPLQKLYVGDQTFSPLVSLDEQVSGSLSPAFSGEGYPRSDLRLIVEGKAGDQLVGSRSAAEYGLTANGASGGEMPSALNMAAGDLSQAEILKQLGTGLYISNLWYLNYSDQPAARLTGMTRFATFWVENGEIQAPVSTMRFDDSAYSLLGSQLEALTAERELLLSASTYSQRNTSSALLPGALVSRLTLTL is encoded by the coding sequence ATGAGCATTTCGAAGAGTCAGTCCGACGCCTTCAAGGTCATGGTCAATTGGCTGCGCGACAGCGTGCGCGAGCCGGAACAATTCACCCTCAGCTATGCCGCCGAATCCTCGGCGTTCGTGCGTTTCAATCACGCCAAGGTGCGTCAGGCCGGCCAGGTGCAGCAAGCCGACGTCGGGCTGAAGCTGATCAACGACGGGCGTCACGCCGATCTGCACATCACCCTGTCCGGTGATCAGGAAGCCGATCTGCAACGCCTCGCCGAAGGCCTGCAACAACTGCGCGAAACCCTGCCGCTGCTGCCACAGGATCCGTACCTGCTGCTCAACCACAACGGCTGGCAGAGCAACAACGTGCAGGAACATCCGCTGCCGGACACCGAGCAGGTAGTCGAGGAAATCTGCACCGCTGCTGAAGGTCTGGATCTGGTCGGATTCTATGCTGCCGGCCCGATCAGCCGCGGTTTCGCCAGTTCCTCGGGGGCGTTCGGCTGGCATCAGGCCAACAGCTTCAACTTCGACTTCAGCCTGTTCCACGACAACGGCGAAGCAGTGAAAGCCAGCTACGCCGGGCACGAGTGGAGCAGCGAAGGCTTCACCCGACGCTTCCAGCAGGCCCGCGAGCAACTGGCGTTCCTTGGTCGACCGTTACGCACCCTCGCACCGGGGCAATACCGCGCGTACCTGGCGCCGGCCGCGCTGGAAGAAATCATGGGCATGCTCAGCTGGGGCGGCTTCTCGGCGCAGTCGATTGCCAGCAAAAGCAGCCCGCTGCAGAAGCTGTATGTCGGCGATCAGACGTTCAGTCCGCTGGTCTCGCTGGATGAGCAAGTCAGCGGTTCGTTGAGCCCGGCATTCTCCGGCGAGGGTTATCCGCGCAGCGATCTGCGGCTGATTGTCGAAGGCAAGGCCGGCGATCAACTGGTCGGTTCGCGCAGTGCCGCCGAGTACGGCCTGACCGCCAACGGCGCCAGCGGCGGTGAAATGCCAAGTGCGCTGAACATGGCCGCCGGTGATCTGTCACAGGCAGAGATCCTCAAGCAGTTGGGCACCGGGCTGTACATCAGCAATCTGTGGTACCTGAACTACTCGGATCAACCGGCGGCGCGCCTGACCGGCATGACCCGCTTCGCAACTTTCTGGGTCGAGAACGGCGAGATTCAGGCGCCGGTCAGCACCATGCGCTTCGACGACAGCGCCTACAGTCTGCTGGGTTCGCAGCTGGAAGCATTGACCGCCGAGCGTGAGTTGCTGCTGTCGGCGAGCACGTATAGCCAGCGCAATACCTCGTCGGCGTTGTTGCCGGGGGCGCTGGTGAGCCGACTGACCTTGACCCTGTAA